In Indicator indicator isolate 239-I01 chromosome 29, UM_Iind_1.1, whole genome shotgun sequence, the following are encoded in one genomic region:
- the ADAP2 gene encoding arf-GAP with dual PH domain-containing protein 2, which yields MMDRDRNKTLLLELQRAAGTGNGRCADCGEPDPEWASYKLGIFICLNCSGIHRNLPQISRVKSLRLDFWENDLIEFMKKHGNLCAKDKYEAKVPPYYYIPQSSDCLVLKEQWIRAKYEREEFVATRVCQDPCSAGSREGFLWKRGREGRQFQKRLFLLSAREGLMKYYTKESRGPKAIISIETLNAMFQTEKIHHAHGLQITYNTDGQTRNLFVYHESGKEIVDWFNAIRAARYHYLRTTFPTVPEPELIPRITRKYVKEGYMEKTGPKQKEAFKVRWFCLDGQERKLMYFKNPLDAFAQGQVFIGNRDEGYEVRAGLPQAVRVKKTKPGITVVTPGREFVFICENDREQREWINAFSGVMAQPLTG from the exons ATGATGGACCGCGACCGCAACAAGacgctgctgctggagctgcagagagctgccgGCACCGGGAACGGCCGCTGCGCTGACTGCGGGGAGCCAG ATCCAGAGTGGGCTTCTTACAAACTTGGAATATTCATTTGTTTGAATTGCTCTGGAATCCATCGCAATCTTCCTCAGATCAGCAGGGTCAAATCCCTCCGGCTCGACTTCTGGGAGAATGACCTTATAGAG tttatGAAGAAGCATGGGAATCTCTGTGCCAAAGATAAATACgaggccaaagtccctccctacTATTACATCCCCCAGTCCTCTGACTGCTT ggTTTTAAAAGAGCAATGGATTAGAGCTAAATATGAGCGTGAGGAATTTGTTGCCACCCGAGTCTGCCAAGATCCTTGTTCTGCAG gcagccgTGAAGGATTCCTCTGGAAGCGTGGGCGCGAGGGCAGGCAGTTCCAGAAGAGACTATTTCTCCTCTCAGCAAGGGAAGGCTTGATGAAGTACTACACCAAAGAG TCCAGAGGTCCAAAAGCCATTATCAGCATTGAGACTCTGAATGCAATGTTCCAGACAGAGAAAATTCATCATGCTCATGGGCTGCAGATCACATACAACACAGATGGTCAAACAAGGAACCTTTTTGTCTATCATGAAAGTGGAAAG gAGATTGTTGACTGGTTCAATGCCATTCGGGCAGCACGTTACCACTATCTCAGAACAACCTTCCCAACTGTTCCTGAGCCTGAG CTCATACCCAGGATCACAAGGAAGTATGTCAAAGAAGGATATATGGAGAAAACAGGACCAAAA CAGAAGGAGGCCTTTAAGGTGCGCTGGTTCTGCCTGGATGGTCAAGAAAGGAAACTGATGTACTTTAAAAATCCCCTG GATGCATTTGCACAGGGCCAGGTGTTTATTGGAAACAGGGATGAGGGATATGAAGTTCGAGCTGGCTTGCCCCAGGCAGTGCGTGTGAAGAAGACGAAACCAGGCATCACTGTGGTGACCCCAGGGAGAGAGTTTGTGTTCATCTGTGAGAAtgacagggagcagagggagtggaTCAATGCCTTCAGTGGAGTCATGGCCCAGCCTCTGACTGGTTAA